The nucleotide window TCCACCGTGACGCCTCCTACCTCGAGGGACGCCGCGTGCGCCGCTCCCGCGAGACACGCGCCATGGCCCGGCGCACGGACTTCGGCCGCGAACTGATCGCGGCGCAGTGGGCGGCGGCCGAGTTCGGCGTCCTGGCTCACCTGTGGCAGCTCACCAACGGCCAGCCCGGGACGGCGCGCGCCCTGGTGCCCTACCCGGTGCAGCTGCGCGACCGCGAACTGATGATGGAGTTCATCGGGGACGACGACGGCACCGCGGCGCCCCGACTGGCCCAGCTGCGCCCCGAACCGGCCGAGCTGCTCGACCTGTGGCACCAGATGCTCGGTGCGCTGGGCACGCTGGCCCTCGAGGGCCTGGCCCACGGCGACCTGTCGGCCTACAACGTGTTGGTGCACCGGGGATCGCTGGTCCTCATCGACCTGCCCCAGGCGGTCGACGTGGTGGCCAACCCTCGAGGCGCCGACTACCTCGCCCGGGACGTCGCGAACGTCGCCGCGTGGTTCCTCGGTCGCGGCCTCCCCGAGGAGGTGTGCGACCTCGACCGGCTCACCGCCGACCTCCTGGCCGACGCCGGCCTCCACTGACTGCGCCCCCCACCGACGCCCACCCCCGTGATCATGCAATCCGTGCACGTTTCGTGCACGGATTGCATGATCACGGGGGTCAGTTCTGCTCGCTGGTGCGGCGCCAGCGGATGCCCGACTCCAGGAACTCGTCGATGTCGCCGTCGAACACCGCGGTCGGGTTGCCGACCTCGTACTCGGTGCGCAGGTCCTTGACCATCTGGTACGGGTGCAGCACGTACGAGCGCATCTGGTTGCCCCAGCTCGAGCCACCGTCGCCCTTGAGCGAGTCGAGCTCGGCCTGACGTTCCTGCCGGGCGCGCTCGAGCAGCTTGGCCTGCAACACCCGCATCGCGGCGGCCTTGTTCTGCAGCTGGCTCTTCTCGTTCTGGCAGGTCACCACGACACCGGTCGGCAGGTGAGTGAGCCGGACGGCGGAGTCGGTGGTGTTGACGCTCTGCCCACCAGGACCCGAGGAGCGGTAGACGTCGATCCGGATGTCGTTCTCCGGGATCTCGATGTGGTCGGTCTCGGCCACCACGGGCAGCACCTCGACCCCCGCGAAGGAGGTCTGGCGGCGTCCCTGGTTGTCGAACGGACTGATCCGCACCAGCCGGTGGGTGCCCTGCTCGACCGACAGGGTGCCGTAGGCGTAGGGCGCGGAGACCTTGAAGGTGGCCGACTTGATGCCGGCCTCCTCGGCGTAGGAGGTGTCATAGACCTCGGTCTTGTGGCCGTGCCGCTCCGCCCAGCGCAGGTACATCCGCATCAGCATCTCGGCGAAG belongs to Kineosporiaceae bacterium and includes:
- the prfB gene encoding peptide chain release factor 2; amino-acid sequence: MSVDFPAALRDLRTTLNSILEVSDLDGLRARIADLNEQAAAPDLWDDPEKAQQVTSSLSHLQAELDRLTRMTSRVDDLEVLVQMAEEAGDGGEAADAFAEAEAELVEVTKALGELEVRTLLSGEYDNREALITIRSEAGGVDAADFAEMLMRMYLRWAERHGHKTEVYDTSYAEEAGIKSATFKVSAPYAYGTLSVEQGTHRLVRISPFDNQGRRQTSFAGVEVLPVVAETDHIEIPENDIRIDVYRSSGPGGQSVNTTDSAVRLTHLPTGVVVTCQNEKSQLQNKAAAMRVLQAKLLERARQERQAELDSLKGDGGSSWGNQMRSYVLHPYQMVKDLRTEYEVGNPTAVFDGDIDEFLESGIRWRRTSEQN
- a CDS encoding RIO-like kinase — translated: MPRSPPTVPFPLSPEFALTRPRPTDDPCHPDPYDEPSWSSWGAAQHGPEPFPDWVITALGAVDTERGILKTGKEADVFLVERTETPDDASERSVLLAAKRYRTAEHRLFHRDASYLEGRRVRRSRETRAMARRTDFGRELIAAQWAAAEFGVLAHLWQLTNGQPGTARALVPYPVQLRDRELMMEFIGDDDGTAAPRLAQLRPEPAELLDLWHQMLGALGTLALEGLAHGDLSAYNVLVHRGSLVLIDLPQAVDVVANPRGADYLARDVANVAAWFLGRGLPEEVCDLDRLTADLLADAGLH